A stretch of the Streptomyces sp. NBC_01428 genome encodes the following:
- a CDS encoding ABC transporter ATP-binding protein: MQIQDLPYPDPGVPDARSGPRFLWWLGRNQLGGQFKALAWGLLHFVAVSALPFCVGMAVQAVIDRSGTRLALTGGLMALCGAGIALGETMLHRTAVTNWITAAARVQQLLARRTALLGSALTRRVAAGEVVAVSTGDVEKIGWFVEAVSRFTAAALTVVLVCVGLVVYQPALGVIVAVGVPVLALAVLPLLPRATGRADVQREKAGRATELASDTVAGLRVLRGIGGEELFLDRYRRASQEVRHAAVRSARMWSLIAAIQVLLPGLLMIAVVWRGVLLARDGRIEVGELVTVYSAVMLLTYPLRHFEEIAMAWSFSRPSAKRAARVLALDRAMDSDGSRAAQTPSGDLYDPATGLLAPAGRLTAVVCGDPDVAGLLAERLGGHPSERTAEAGVEGVASGGSVLLGNVPLDELPLDSARTAVLVQDKDPVLLSGSLRELLDVPASGLVSAASALEAAQCGDVLDALTQGSLDAEDPMDARITERGRSLSGGQRQRLALARSLITDPEVLVLDEPTSAVDSHTEARIAEGLRSLRAGRTTVVFTSSPLLLDHADRVVLVHEGRVAAVGAHRRLVRDEPLYRAVVTRETEEEAATEAAARTSLGDVTPDDEAVLNGVLEEIEETA, from the coding sequence ATGCAGATCCAAGACCTTCCGTATCCCGACCCGGGTGTGCCGGACGCCCGCTCGGGTCCCCGATTCCTGTGGTGGCTCGGCCGGAATCAGCTGGGCGGACAGTTCAAGGCGCTGGCGTGGGGCCTGCTGCACTTCGTGGCTGTCTCCGCCCTGCCGTTCTGTGTGGGTATGGCCGTCCAGGCGGTCATCGACCGCTCCGGCACCCGGCTCGCCCTGACCGGTGGGCTCATGGCGCTGTGCGGCGCCGGCATCGCCCTCGGCGAGACCATGCTGCACCGCACCGCGGTCACCAACTGGATCACCGCGGCCGCGCGCGTCCAGCAACTGCTGGCCCGCAGGACCGCCCTGCTGGGCTCGGCGTTGACACGGCGCGTCGCGGCGGGCGAGGTGGTCGCCGTGTCGACCGGCGACGTCGAGAAGATCGGCTGGTTCGTCGAGGCGGTGTCCCGGTTCACGGCGGCCGCCCTGACGGTGGTGCTGGTCTGCGTCGGCCTGGTCGTCTACCAGCCGGCGCTCGGCGTCATCGTCGCCGTCGGCGTGCCGGTCCTCGCCCTCGCCGTGCTGCCCCTCCTGCCCCGCGCCACCGGACGGGCCGACGTCCAGCGGGAGAAGGCGGGGCGCGCCACCGAACTGGCCTCCGACACCGTCGCGGGCCTGCGGGTCCTGCGCGGCATCGGCGGCGAGGAACTCTTCCTCGACCGCTACCGCCGCGCCTCCCAGGAAGTCCGCCACGCCGCCGTACGCAGCGCCCGCATGTGGTCCCTGATCGCCGCGATCCAGGTACTGCTGCCGGGTCTGCTGATGATCGCCGTCGTCTGGCGCGGCGTGCTGCTGGCCCGCGACGGACGGATCGAGGTCGGTGAACTCGTCACCGTGTACAGCGCCGTCATGCTGCTCACCTATCCTCTGCGGCACTTCGAGGAGATCGCGATGGCCTGGTCGTTCTCGCGCCCGTCCGCCAAACGGGCCGCACGCGTCCTGGCCCTCGACCGCGCCATGGACAGTGACGGCTCACGCGCCGCGCAGACGCCGTCCGGTGATCTGTACGACCCGGCGACCGGTCTGCTCGCTCCGGCCGGCCGGCTGACCGCCGTGGTGTGCGGCGACCCGGACGTGGCGGGCCTGCTCGCCGAGCGCCTCGGCGGCCATCCGTCCGAGCGGACCGCCGAGGCCGGCGTCGAGGGGGTCGCGTCAGGCGGCTCGGTACTCCTCGGGAACGTGCCGCTGGACGAGCTGCCCCTCGACTCCGCACGCACCGCCGTCCTCGTCCAGGACAAGGACCCGGTGCTGCTGTCCGGCTCCCTGCGGGAACTGCTCGACGTGCCTGCCTCGGGGCTCGTCAGTGCCGCCTCGGCGCTGGAGGCCGCGCAGTGCGGTGACGTGCTGGACGCCCTCACCCAGGGTTCGCTGGATGCCGAGGACCCGATGGACGCACGCATCACCGAGCGCGGACGGTCCCTGTCGGGCGGCCAGCGCCAGCGACTCGCGCTGGCCCGGTCGCTGATCACCGACCCGGAGGTGCTCGTCCTGGACGAACCGACGTCCGCGGTCGACTCACACACCGAGGCCCGGATCGCCGAGGGGCTGCGGTCCCTGCGGGCCGGGCGGACGACGGTCGTGTTCACCTCCTCGCCGCTGCTCCTCGACCACGCGGACCGGGTGGTCCTCGTCCACGAGGGCCGGGTCGCCGCGGTCGGAGCGCACCGCCGACTGGTGCGCGACGAGCCGCTGTACCGGGCCGTGGTGACGCGGGAGACGGAGGAGGAGGCCGCCACCGAGGCCGCCGCACGGACCTCCCTGGGCGATGTGACCCCCGACGACGAAGCCGTGCTGAACGGCGTACTGGAAGAAATCGAGGAGACCGCATGA
- a CDS encoding ABC transporter ATP-binding protein produces the protein MIGVAPPAYDPAAPTTATTLPVGAPATVRAYVTDLFRRHRTAFLLLVGVNTVAVVASMAGPYLLGAVVERVTDHTRDLHLGRTAALFVVALVVQAVFVRQVRLRGAVLGERMLADLREDFLVRSVGLPPGVLERAGTGDLLSRITTDIDRLANAMREAVPQLAIGVVWAALLLGGLTVTAPALAPAVLIAVPLLVVGCRWYFKRAPAAYRSEAAGYAAVAAVLAETVDAGRTVESHRLGRRRIDLSDRRVKEWTAWERYTLWLRSVLFPVVNITHVTVLCSVLMVGGVFALHGWIGVGQLTTGALIAQMLVDPVGLVLRWYDELQVAQVSLARLVGVRDIEPAASDPGVAPDGRDVHADGVHFGYRAGVDVLRDVTLAVPPGTRVALVGPSGAGKSTLGRLLAGIYAPREGRITLGGAELSRMPAEEVRSHVALVNQEHHVFVGSLRDNLLLAVPRARQGPAAGTPAAAPVDSADVDASVEARLWAALGAVDADGWARALDDGLDTEVGSGGFALTPAQAQQIALARLVLADPHTLVLDEATSLLDPRAARHLERSLARVLDGRTVIAIAHRLHTAHDADVIAVVENGRISELGSHDQLVAADGAYAALWRSWHG, from the coding sequence ATGATTGGCGTGGCGCCCCCGGCGTACGACCCGGCCGCCCCGACGACGGCGACCACCCTGCCCGTCGGCGCGCCCGCCACCGTACGCGCCTACGTGACCGACCTGTTCCGACGTCACCGCACGGCGTTCCTCCTGCTGGTCGGCGTCAACACCGTGGCCGTCGTGGCCTCGATGGCCGGGCCCTATCTGCTGGGCGCGGTCGTCGAACGGGTGACGGACCACACGCGTGACCTCCATCTGGGGCGCACCGCCGCCCTGTTCGTCGTCGCGCTCGTCGTCCAGGCCGTGTTCGTGCGGCAGGTGCGTCTGCGCGGTGCCGTGCTGGGCGAGCGCATGCTGGCCGACCTGCGCGAGGACTTCCTCGTACGGTCGGTCGGGCTGCCGCCCGGCGTACTGGAACGCGCCGGGACGGGCGATCTGCTGTCGCGCATCACCACCGACATCGACCGGCTCGCCAATGCCATGCGGGAGGCCGTTCCGCAGCTGGCCATCGGTGTGGTGTGGGCGGCACTGCTGCTCGGCGGACTCACCGTCACGGCACCGGCGCTCGCACCCGCGGTCCTGATCGCCGTCCCGCTGCTGGTCGTGGGCTGCCGCTGGTACTTCAAGCGGGCACCGGCCGCCTACCGGTCGGAGGCCGCGGGCTACGCGGCCGTCGCCGCCGTCCTCGCCGAGACCGTCGACGCCGGACGCACGGTCGAGTCCCACCGGCTGGGCAGGCGTCGCATCGACCTCTCGGACCGCCGCGTGAAGGAATGGACGGCGTGGGAGCGGTACACGCTCTGGCTGCGGTCCGTGCTCTTCCCCGTCGTCAACATCACCCATGTGACGGTGCTCTGCTCGGTCCTGATGGTCGGCGGGGTCTTCGCCCTCCACGGCTGGATCGGGGTGGGCCAGCTGACGACGGGCGCGCTCATCGCGCAGATGCTCGTCGACCCGGTGGGACTGGTCCTGCGCTGGTACGACGAGCTGCAGGTCGCCCAGGTCTCGCTGGCCCGTCTCGTCGGTGTCCGGGACATCGAGCCCGCCGCGAGCGATCCCGGCGTGGCACCGGACGGGCGTGACGTCCACGCGGACGGGGTCCACTTCGGCTACCGGGCCGGCGTCGACGTGCTCCGTGACGTCACCCTGGCCGTCCCGCCCGGGACCCGGGTCGCGCTCGTCGGCCCGTCCGGCGCGGGCAAGTCCACGCTGGGCCGGCTGCTCGCCGGGATCTACGCACCCCGGGAAGGCCGGATCACCCTCGGCGGCGCGGAACTGTCCCGGATGCCCGCCGAAGAGGTCCGCTCCCACGTGGCCCTCGTCAACCAGGAGCACCACGTCTTCGTGGGTTCCCTGCGCGACAACCTGCTGCTGGCCGTCCCGCGCGCCCGGCAGGGTCCGGCCGCGGGCACGCCCGCGGCCGCTCCTGTCGACTCCGCCGACGTCGACGCCTCCGTCGAGGCCCGTTTGTGGGCGGCCCTCGGAGCGGTGGACGCCGACGGCTGGGCCCGGGCGCTGGACGACGGCCTGGACACCGAGGTGGGGTCGGGCGGGTTCGCGCTCACACCCGCGCAGGCCCAGCAGATCGCCCTCGCCCGGCTGGTGCTCGCGGACCCGCACACGCTGGTCCTGGACGAGGCGACCTCGCTGCTGGACCCTCGTGCGGCGCGCCATCTGGAACGTTCCCTGGCCCGGGTCCTGGACGGCCGCACCGTCATCGCGATCGCACACCGGCTGCACACGGCCCATGACGCGGATGTCATCGCCGTCGTCGAGAACGGCCGGATCAGCGAGCTGGGCAGCCACGACCAGCTGGTCGCCGCCGACGGCGCCTACGCGGCCCTGTGGCGGTCCTGGCACGGGTGA
- a CDS encoding MarR family winged helix-turn-helix transcriptional regulator, which translates to MTTPDADGLLAEQLLRLTRRVHRIQKRHLEQRELGITPAQSRLLRTLAHYSSPPRMADLAERLEVVPRAVTTLVDALESGGKVRRVPDPTNRRVIRIEVTDEGRSALRELRAARRGAAEEILAPLTDEQREVLGGLLDTLVDGVPRAEHPC; encoded by the coding sequence ATGACCACCCCCGATGCCGACGGCCTGCTCGCCGAGCAGTTGCTGCGCCTCACGCGGCGCGTGCACCGCATCCAGAAGCGCCATCTGGAGCAGCGCGAGCTGGGCATCACACCGGCCCAGTCGCGCCTGCTGCGCACCCTCGCGCACTACAGCTCACCGCCTCGGATGGCCGATCTCGCCGAGCGCCTCGAAGTGGTGCCGCGGGCCGTGACCACCCTGGTGGACGCCCTGGAGTCCGGTGGGAAGGTGCGCCGGGTCCCGGATCCCACCAACCGGCGCGTGATCCGCATCGAGGTCACGGACGAGGGCCGCTCCGCCCTGCGGGAGCTGCGTGCCGCGCGCCGTGGCGCCGCGGAGGAGATCCTGGCTCCATTGACGGACGAGCAGCGTGAGGTGCTCGGCGGACTGCTGGACACCTTGGTGGACGGAGTGCCGAGGGCCGAGCATCCCTGCTGA
- a CDS encoding L,D-transpeptidase family protein — protein MRMNGAMRTGLAAVTCGTLAVGLAACGGSADGGAKDVKGNAGSAGQAARTSAPPADPTRIPDVGDRLQNKIPSDSGQVLAVYGEGKDSATSTAVLYTKSGKNWKKTISWAAHNGKKGWTTDHHEDDKRSPVGVYTLSDAGGVLDDPGARLPYTQSEDFQAPHYWAKSHWHDFDYVIAIDYNRLKGNPPDDGTRPWGDEKGGGIWLHLDHGSGTSACVSLPKSGMEYLLRTLDPDQHPVVVMGDKADLKA, from the coding sequence ATGCGAATGAACGGTGCGATGCGTACGGGGCTCGCCGCAGTGACCTGCGGGACCCTCGCCGTCGGTCTCGCGGCCTGTGGTGGCTCGGCGGACGGCGGGGCGAAGGACGTGAAGGGGAACGCGGGATCGGCCGGACAGGCGGCCCGCACCAGCGCTCCCCCCGCGGACCCGACCCGCATCCCGGACGTGGGTGACCGGCTCCAGAACAAGATCCCGTCCGACTCCGGGCAGGTGCTGGCGGTCTACGGCGAGGGCAAGGACTCGGCGACCTCCACCGCCGTGCTGTACACGAAGTCCGGCAAGAACTGGAAGAAGACCATCAGCTGGGCCGCGCACAACGGCAAGAAGGGCTGGACGACCGACCACCACGAGGACGACAAGCGCAGTCCCGTGGGTGTGTACACGCTCAGCGACGCGGGCGGCGTGCTCGACGACCCGGGCGCCCGGCTGCCGTACACGCAGTCGGAGGACTTCCAGGCACCGCACTACTGGGCGAAGTCGCACTGGCACGACTTCGACTACGTCATCGCCATCGACTACAACCGCCTCAAGGGCAATCCGCCGGACGACGGCACCCGCCCCTGGGGTGACGAGAAGGGCGGCGGCATCTGGCTCCACCTGGACCACGGGAGCGGCACCTCGGCCTGCGTGAGCCTGCCCAAGTCCGGTATGGAATACCTGCTGCGCACGCTCGACCCCGATCAGCACCCGGTCGTGGTCATGGGCGACAAGGCGGACCTCAAGGCCTAG
- a CDS encoding FAD-binding and (Fe-S)-binding domain-containing protein — translation MPLLEPDPEALRPDARPGAPAPDRVPEDRAGGTPEPLRGELIALLGADKVLTGISDLVRYASDASPYRFLPRVVVVPEDIDDVSAVLSYAHGKGREVVFRAAGTSLNGQAQGEDILVDVRRHWTGVEVLDGGARARIAPGTTIARVNAALARHGRVLGPDPASAVACTVGGVVANNASGMTAGIHRNSYRTLASLTFVLPSGTVVDTAQPDADEQLAHAEPDLCAGLLRLKAEIESDAALTARIRAKYAIKNTNGYRLDAFLDGSTPVEILRGLMVGSQGTFGFISEVVLDTLPLEQRVTAGLFFFGSLTAAAAAVPLFTAAGASAVELMDGNTLRASVSVEGVPGDWADLPGPTTALLVEFRAADEAAQEAYEEKARAVLEGLTTVSPVASVTNSLTRDRTTVAGYWKARKAFVTAVGGARPSGTTLITEDFAVPPERLAEACEALLDLQTRHGFDAAVAGHAAHGNLHFLLAFDASREDDVERYAAFMDAFCRLTVERFDGSLKAEHATGRNIAPFLELEWGPVATDLMWRTKQLIDPDGVLAPRVVLDRDPRAHLRGLKTIPRIEAIADPCIECGFCEPTCPSQDLTTTPRQRIVLRREMMRQPDGSPVEDSLLDAYGYDAVDTCAGDSTCGLACPLGIDTGALMKDFRRARHSPREERVAALAARNFRALEASARLAVAIADRVGDRRVGAATRMARKAVRPDLVPEWLPRMPGAAPASLPDTARVGAVAVYYPACVNRIFGSPGDVSLAQAVVAVSERAGRPVWIPDDVKGTCCATIWHSKGYDAGNAVMANRIVEAAWGWTAGGRLPLVVDASSCTLGIAREVVPHLTPDNRELHAALTVVDSLVWAAEELLPHLTVRRTVGSAVLHPTCSMRHLGDEEQLRAVAEACAAEVVVPDDAGCCAFAGDRGMLHRELTESATHEEAAFVASRTFDAHLSANRMCEVGMDHTTGRGYYSALLELERATRDPADGGASAR, via the coding sequence ATGCCCCTGCTGGAGCCCGACCCCGAGGCCCTGCGCCCCGACGCGCGTCCCGGGGCGCCCGCGCCCGACCGGGTCCCCGAGGACCGCGCCGGAGGCACCCCCGAGCCCCTTCGCGGCGAGCTGATCGCCCTGCTAGGCGCCGACAAGGTGCTCACCGGGATATCCGACCTGGTGCGCTACGCCTCCGACGCCAGCCCGTACCGCTTCCTGCCCCGGGTCGTCGTGGTCCCCGAGGACATCGACGACGTCTCGGCCGTCCTCTCGTACGCGCACGGCAAGGGCCGCGAGGTCGTGTTCCGTGCGGCGGGCACCTCGCTCAACGGCCAGGCGCAGGGCGAGGACATCCTCGTCGACGTGCGCCGCCACTGGACCGGCGTCGAGGTCCTCGACGGCGGCGCGCGGGCCCGCATCGCACCGGGTACGACGATCGCCCGCGTCAACGCGGCGCTCGCCCGCCACGGGCGCGTGCTCGGCCCCGATCCGGCGAGCGCGGTCGCCTGCACGGTCGGCGGGGTGGTCGCGAACAACGCCTCCGGCATGACGGCGGGGATCCATCGCAACTCCTACCGCACCCTTGCCTCGCTCACGTTCGTCCTGCCGTCGGGCACCGTCGTGGACACGGCCCAGCCCGATGCGGACGAGCAGCTCGCGCACGCCGAACCGGACCTGTGCGCCGGGCTCCTGCGTCTCAAGGCGGAGATCGAGTCCGACGCGGCCCTGACGGCCCGCATCCGCGCCAAGTACGCGATCAAGAACACCAACGGCTACCGCCTCGACGCCTTCCTCGACGGCTCCACACCGGTCGAGATCCTGCGGGGCCTGATGGTCGGCTCGCAGGGCACGTTCGGCTTCATCTCGGAAGTCGTCCTCGACACCCTGCCCCTGGAGCAGCGGGTCACGGCGGGGCTGTTCTTCTTCGGCTCGCTGACCGCCGCGGCCGCCGCCGTTCCCCTGTTCACCGCCGCGGGCGCCTCGGCCGTCGAGCTGATGGACGGCAACACCCTGCGTGCCTCGGTGAGCGTCGAGGGCGTGCCCGGCGACTGGGCGGACCTGCCCGGGCCGACGACCGCGCTGCTCGTCGAGTTCCGCGCCGCGGACGAGGCCGCGCAGGAGGCGTACGAGGAGAAGGCGCGCGCGGTGCTGGAGGGACTGACGACGGTCTCCCCGGTGGCGTCGGTGACGAACTCCCTCACCCGCGACCGGACGACCGTCGCCGGGTACTGGAAGGCGCGCAAGGCGTTCGTCACGGCGGTCGGCGGGGCGCGGCCGTCCGGTACGACCCTGATCACGGAGGACTTCGCGGTGCCGCCGGAGCGGCTCGCGGAGGCCTGCGAGGCACTCCTCGACCTCCAGACCCGGCACGGTTTCGACGCGGCGGTCGCGGGCCACGCCGCGCACGGCAACCTGCACTTCCTGCTGGCCTTCGACGCGTCCCGCGAGGACGACGTGGAGCGGTACGCCGCGTTCATGGACGCGTTCTGCCGGCTCACCGTCGAGCGTTTCGACGGCTCACTGAAGGCCGAACACGCCACCGGCCGCAACATCGCGCCCTTCCTGGAGCTCGAATGGGGGCCGGTGGCGACGGACTTGATGTGGCGGACGAAGCAACTGATCGATCCGGACGGGGTGCTCGCGCCCCGCGTCGTCCTCGACCGTGATCCGCGGGCGCACCTGCGGGGACTGAAGACCATCCCGCGCATCGAGGCCATCGCCGACCCGTGCATCGAGTGCGGCTTCTGCGAACCGACCTGTCCCAGCCAGGACCTGACGACCACACCGCGCCAACGGATCGTGCTGCGCCGGGAGATGATGCGCCAGCCCGACGGCTCACCGGTCGAGGACAGTCTCCTGGACGCCTACGGGTACGACGCCGTGGACACCTGCGCCGGCGACTCGACCTGCGGACTCGCCTGTCCCCTCGGCATCGACACGGGCGCCCTGATGAAGGACTTCCGGCGCGCGCGTCACTCGCCGCGCGAGGAGCGCGTGGCGGCGCTGGCCGCGCGGAACTTCCGGGCGCTCGAAGCCTCGGCGCGGCTGGCCGTCGCCATCGCGGACCGGGTCGGCGACCGGCGGGTGGGCGCCGCGACACGGATGGCGCGCAAGGCCGTACGGCCGGACCTCGTGCCCGAGTGGCTGCCCCGGATGCCCGGGGCGGCGCCCGCGTCCCTGCCGGACACCGCGCGGGTGGGGGCCGTCGCCGTCTACTACCCGGCCTGCGTCAACCGCATCTTCGGCAGCCCCGGAGACGTGTCGCTCGCGCAGGCCGTCGTCGCGGTCTCCGAGCGCGCGGGCCGACCGGTCTGGATCCCGGACGACGTGAAGGGCACGTGCTGCGCGACGATCTGGCACTCCAAGGGGTACGACGCGGGCAACGCCGTCATGGCCAACCGGATCGTCGAGGCCGCCTGGGGCTGGACCGCGGGCGGGCGGCTGCCGCTCGTCGTGGACGCCTCGTCCTGCACGCTCGGCATCGCGCGCGAGGTCGTGCCTCACCTGACCCCCGACAACAGGGAGTTGCACGCCGCACTGACGGTGGTCGACTCCCTGGTGTGGGCGGCGGAGGAACTGCTCCCCCACCTCACCGTGCGCCGCACCGTCGGCTCCGCGGTGCTCCATCCGACCTGCTCCATGCGGCACTTGGGCGACGAGGAACAACTGCGTGCGGTGGCCGAGGCCTGCGCCGCGGAGGTGGTCGTACCGGACGACGCCGGGTGCTGCGCCTTCGCGGGCGACCGCGGCATGCTCCACCGGGAACTCACCGAGTCGGCCACCCACGAGGAGGCGGCGTTCGTGGCCTCCCGCACCTTCGACGCGCATCTGTCGGCGAACCGCATGTGCGAGGTGGGGATGGACCACACGACGGGCCGCGGATACTACTCCGCGCTGCTGGAACTGGAGCGCGCGACCCGTGACCCCGCCGACGGCGGCGCGTCGGCCCGCTAG